One Pseudomonadota bacterium DNA window includes the following coding sequences:
- a CDS encoding toxin-antitoxin system HicB family antitoxin: MSELVTCRVRLPRGLQSKVSLVTRQEGSTVNQFIALAIAEKLSTVEALKALRRRADRADMKSFRQILKRSSQAG; this comes from the coding sequence ATGTCTGAGCTCGTCACCTGCCGTGTGCGTTTGCCCCGCGGTTTGCAGTCCAAGGTCAGTCTGGTCACGCGCCAGGAGGGCAGCACCGTCAACCAGTTCATTGCGCTCGCGATCGCCGAGAAGCTCTCCACGGTCGAGGCCCTGAAGGCGCTGCGACGGCGCGCAGACCGGGCGGACATGAAGTCGTTCCGCCAGATCCTGAAGCGCAGCTCGCAGGCGGGCTGA
- a CDS encoding PIN domain-containing protein, producing the protein MERYVLDARVVRAALCDPDGHSAALLSHALADQSVLLTSYPLFTEYEAQCMRPAMWGPMGLLAWQVGDYLDGLAALMRVVRVSAAWLPKLKDVVAELALVTAVQGDADAIVSLDAATLADAAHRFDIEVLTPQQAVARGAHV; encoded by the coding sequence ATGGAACGTTATGTACTCGACGCGCGTGTGGTGCGCGCGGCTTTGTGTGATCCCGATGGCCACTCGGCCGCGCTGCTCTCGCACGCGCTGGCAGACCAGTCGGTGTTGCTGACGAGCTACCCACTGTTCACGGAGTACGAAGCGCAGTGTATGCGACCTGCGATGTGGGGACCAATGGGTCTGTTGGCGTGGCAGGTGGGCGACTACCTCGACGGCCTGGCGGCGTTGATGCGGGTGGTCAGGGTGTCGGCGGCGTGGTTGCCGAAACTGAAGGATGTTGTGGCCGAGCTGGCCCTGGTGACGGCGGTGCAGGGGGACGCCGATGCGATCGTGTCGCTCGATGCCGCGACCCTGGCAGACGCTGCCCACCGCTTCGACATCGAGGTGCTCACACCGCAGCAAGCGGTCGCGCGAGGTGCCCATGTCTGA
- a CDS encoding carboxymuconolactone decarboxylase family protein, translating to MDDTDRYPATAAHRRSGDWNPLWDQMHALDPDFLEAYLAFRSVPHTNGPLDAKTRELIMIAINAATTHLYGPGVRRHMQNAFKAGATQAEILEAIQLTTVMGIHACNLAVPILIEEAEKHAGGA from the coding sequence GTGGATGACACCGACCGCTACCCGGCGACCGCGGCCCATCGGCGCAGCGGAGACTGGAACCCGCTCTGGGACCAGATGCACGCGCTGGACCCCGATTTTCTCGAAGCCTACCTCGCGTTCCGCTCCGTGCCCCACACGAACGGCCCGCTGGACGCGAAAACGCGTGAGCTGATCATGATCGCGATCAACGCCGCCACCACTCACCTCTACGGGCCCGGTGTGCGACGGCACATGCAGAATGCGTTCAAGGCCGGCGCGACGCAGGCCGAGATTCTCGAGGCGATACAACTCACCACGGTCATGGGCATCCACGCCTGCAACCTGGCGGTCCCGATCCTGATCGAGGAGGCGGAAAAACACGCCGGTGGAGCGTGA
- a CDS encoding thiamine pyrophosphate-binding protein gives MKTQSGGQAAVEALQTESVSHVFGLIGSATMEMFDALYDADGIHFVGVHDERTGCHMADGYARASGQAGVVLAGQNGPGATNLVTGLSQAAAAFSPVVSIAGALSSEHVYRGAFQEVDQQALFTPVTKQTWTATSAARVPEMFREAFRVALTPRRGPVQLNLPRDVLSATAEVEPPQSPAAYRNQRSPAANREAIDEAAARLHAARQPVIVVGGGIKNTGGHAAALALAEALNCPVVSSPGHGDAVPFAHPLNAGQMGPRGNPVASRLVKEADVILALGTRLGFNSTFYSWDNLNRAADIIQVELDPLAIGRHFPVALGIWADAPTAAHQLVAALPAAAARAEVDAWTARFQAERRAYLGNRDADADLNDTLIQPSGLFKTLRDVLPQDAILTLDAGTLCLQATDAMNYWQPPALFSPLDFGLVGFSFACGLGVKLAQPARPVVSLMGDGGFGMTFSELSTAVDHGINTVTLVMNNQCWGAEKAYQRDFFNGRYIGADVSSPPFDKVAELYGAVGYKVDRLSQLADAVEAALGCGKPAVVDIAVDPAALYSFRRDSFKHRGG, from the coding sequence ATGAAAACTCAGTCAGGCGGCCAGGCTGCGGTCGAGGCCTTGCAAACTGAATCGGTCTCCCACGTGTTCGGCCTGATCGGCTCGGCCACCATGGAGATGTTCGACGCCTTATACGACGCTGACGGCATCCACTTTGTCGGCGTGCACGACGAACGCACGGGCTGCCACATGGCCGACGGTTACGCGCGCGCGAGCGGCCAGGCCGGTGTGGTGTTGGCTGGCCAGAACGGGCCCGGCGCGACCAACCTCGTGACCGGCTTGTCGCAAGCGGCCGCGGCCTTCTCGCCGGTGGTGTCGATTGCCGGCGCGCTGTCGAGCGAGCACGTCTACCGCGGGGCGTTTCAGGAGGTCGACCAGCAAGCGTTGTTTACGCCTGTCACCAAACAGACCTGGACCGCCACATCGGCCGCGCGCGTGCCGGAGATGTTTCGTGAGGCCTTTCGGGTGGCGCTCACGCCGCGACGTGGGCCGGTCCAGCTCAACCTGCCACGCGATGTGCTGTCCGCGACGGCTGAGGTCGAGCCGCCGCAGTCCCCGGCGGCCTACCGTAACCAGCGGTCACCCGCCGCGAACCGCGAGGCCATCGACGAGGCGGCGGCGCGTTTGCACGCTGCCAGACAGCCGGTGATCGTGGTCGGGGGTGGGATCAAGAACACCGGCGGCCACGCTGCGGCCCTTGCGCTGGCCGAGGCGCTGAACTGCCCGGTGGTGAGCTCGCCTGGGCACGGTGACGCGGTGCCTTTCGCGCACCCCTTGAACGCCGGGCAAATGGGGCCGCGGGGCAACCCGGTCGCCAGTCGGTTGGTCAAGGAAGCCGATGTGATCCTGGCGCTTGGCACCCGGCTCGGTTTCAACAGCACCTTCTACTCCTGGGACAACCTCAACCGCGCGGCCGACATCATCCAGGTCGAGCTCGACCCGCTCGCGATCGGCCGGCACTTTCCAGTCGCGCTTGGCATCTGGGCCGATGCGCCCACGGCGGCGCATCAGCTCGTTGCGGCGCTGCCCGCCGCGGCTGCGCGCGCCGAGGTCGATGCCTGGACCGCCCGGTTCCAGGCAGAGCGACGTGCCTACCTTGGCAACCGCGACGCCGACGCCGACCTGAACGACACGCTCATTCAGCCATCGGGCCTGTTCAAGACCTTGCGCGATGTGCTGCCGCAGGACGCCATCCTGACGCTCGACGCGGGCACCCTCTGCCTGCAAGCCACCGACGCGATGAATTACTGGCAGCCGCCCGCGTTGTTTTCACCGCTCGACTTCGGGCTCGTCGGTTTCTCCTTCGCCTGCGGCCTCGGCGTCAAACTCGCCCAGCCGGCGCGGCCAGTGGTCAGCCTGATGGGCGACGGCGGTTTCGGCATGACATTTTCCGAACTCAGCACCGCCGTCGACCACGGTATCAACACGGTGACCCTGGTGATGAACAACCAATGCTGGGGGGCGGAGAAGGCCTACCAGCGTGATTTCTTCAACGGCCGCTACATCGGTGCCGACGTGTCGAGCCCCCCGTTTGACAAGGTGGCTGAGCTCTACGGTGCGGTGGGGTACAAGGTCGACCGCCTGTCGCAACTTGCCGACGCAGTCGAGGCCGCGCTGGGGTGTGGCAAACCCGCGGTGGTCGACATCGCGGTGGACCCGGCGGCGCTGTACAGCTTCCGACGCGACAGCTTCAAGCACCGAGGGGGGTGA
- a CDS encoding YciI family protein, whose protein sequence is MTVRWVVMHLPGPAWQAGVDFREQVGVMDHVSHYAVWHADGKLEAGGPFLDPAGGGMMIASEDVSEAELEAFAAADPAVASGLLSYRVRPWYRAMTQAPTD, encoded by the coding sequence GTGACAGTGCGATGGGTGGTGATGCACTTGCCAGGGCCTGCGTGGCAGGCCGGGGTGGATTTTCGAGAGCAGGTCGGTGTGATGGACCATGTCAGCCACTACGCTGTCTGGCACGCAGACGGCAAGCTGGAGGCCGGCGGACCGTTTCTCGACCCGGCGGGTGGCGGGATGATGATCGCATCCGAAGACGTCAGCGAGGCGGAACTGGAGGCCTTCGCCGCGGCCGACCCGGCCGTTGCCAGCGGCCTGCTGAGCTATAGGGTCCGCCCCTGGTACCGGGCAATGACGCAGGCGCCGACCGACTGA
- a CDS encoding pyridoxamine 5'-phosphate oxidase family protein, producing MKTDQQRVQARDRMIAQRQACNALFLATKNTDGTPEASHAPCLYFEDTFWLFLSTLSPHTGNIQRTGQLSVLVIDPDASPSNAFARRRQSLLCAAEVEQRESVRANTVLDAFTAQFGDTVTMMRQLSDFSLYRLVPQSGRFIEGFGQAYELSGDGLTTLDHIGPDRFKPNTSG from the coding sequence ATGAAAACTGATCAGCAACGAGTACAAGCCCGCGACCGCATGATTGCACAGCGCCAGGCCTGTAACGCCTTGTTTCTGGCGACAAAAAATACAGACGGCACACCGGAGGCGAGCCATGCACCTTGCTTGTACTTCGAAGACACGTTCTGGCTGTTTCTCAGCACGCTGTCGCCGCACACCGGCAACATCCAGCGCACCGGTCAGCTCAGCGTGTTGGTCATCGACCCGGACGCGTCGCCGTCCAATGCATTTGCCAGGCGACGCCAGAGCCTGCTGTGCGCTGCAGAAGTGGAACAGCGTGAGTCGGTGCGTGCCAACACCGTGCTGGACGCGTTCACGGCGCAGTTTGGTGATACCGTCACGATGATGCGACAGTTGAGCGATTTTTCGCTCTACCGCCTGGTCCCGCAATCAGGCCGATTCATCGAGGGGTTTGGCCAGGCCTACGAGTTGAGCGGCGACGGCCTGACAACGCTGGACCACATCGGCCCGGACCGCTTCAAACCGAACACGTCAGGGTGA
- a CDS encoding amino acid synthesis family protein, which produces MSESHLDIRRTLLHVQTTHIEGGKAVPMPTKLVAALAIIRNPWAGRGFVENLRPEIQACGPSLGKLLTDMILDVTGDTLEGYGKASVVGMGGELEHAQALTHTLWFGNQYREAVGAKTYLAFSNLRGAAGTSVVIPLMDKHDAGRRSHYQTIHLAVPDAPAEDEVIVALGASVGGHPHHRIGDRYQDLAEMGHDPDNPAGV; this is translated from the coding sequence ATGAGTGAATCGCATCTCGACATCAGGCGCACGCTGTTGCACGTGCAGACCACGCACATCGAGGGTGGCAAGGCCGTGCCGATGCCGACGAAGCTGGTCGCCGCGCTCGCGATCATCCGCAACCCCTGGGCGGGCAGGGGCTTTGTCGAGAACCTCCGCCCTGAAATACAGGCCTGCGGACCGTCGCTTGGCAAGCTGCTGACGGACATGATCCTGGACGTCACCGGCGACACGCTCGAGGGCTACGGCAAGGCCTCGGTGGTCGGCATGGGGGGAGAGCTCGAACACGCCCAGGCGCTGACCCACACGCTGTGGTTCGGCAATCAGTACCGCGAGGCCGTCGGCGCGAAGACCTACCTCGCGTTCAGCAACCTGCGCGGTGCGGCCGGCACGTCGGTGGTAATCCCGCTGATGGACAAGCACGACGCGGGTCGCCGCTCGCACTACCAGACGATCCACCTCGCGGTGCCCGATGCCCCGGCAGAGGACGAAGTGATCGTCGCACTGGGCGCGTCCGTGGGCGGCCACCCGCACCACCGCATTGGCGACCGCTACCAGGACCTCGCCGAGATGGGCCACGACCCCGACAACCCGGCGGGCGTGTGA
- a CDS encoding alpha/beta fold hydrolase, with protein sequence MSALSRTPGGTAWCEHGDPKARPLVLIHGLGLTLGTWDGHVDALASQYRVIRYDLAGHGASDAPARKPDLALYAAQLIELMDTLSIPRAAVWGFSLGGMINRRAAMDTPDRIVALGILNSPHERGEAAQALVEQRALDTAAGGPAATLDATLARWFTPAFLERGDPWVARVRDWVLANDHQVYTECRWVLANGVVELIRPEPPLAVPALVMTCEHDSGSTPAMSEAIGQEIAGSTVRVVPALQHIGLVEQPDAFTAPTLAFLNALSDSAW encoded by the coding sequence GTGAGTGCGCTGAGCCGGACACCCGGCGGCACGGCCTGGTGCGAGCACGGGGACCCAAAGGCCCGTCCGCTGGTCTTGATCCACGGGCTCGGCTTGACGCTCGGCACCTGGGACGGGCATGTCGACGCGCTGGCCTCACAGTACCGCGTGATCCGCTACGACCTCGCCGGTCACGGGGCAAGCGACGCGCCGGCGCGCAAGCCCGATCTCGCACTCTATGCTGCCCAGCTGATCGAGCTGATGGACACGCTCTCGATTCCGCGCGCGGCGGTGTGGGGCTTTTCGCTCGGTGGCATGATCAACCGGCGTGCTGCGATGGACACCCCGGATCGCATCGTTGCGCTGGGCATTCTCAATTCACCGCACGAGCGCGGCGAGGCGGCGCAGGCGCTGGTTGAACAACGCGCACTCGACACGGCTGCAGGTGGCCCGGCCGCGACCCTCGACGCGACGCTTGCGCGCTGGTTCACGCCCGCGTTTCTCGAGCGCGGCGACCCCTGGGTCGCACGGGTGCGGGACTGGGTGCTCGCCAACGACCACCAGGTGTATACCGAATGCCGGTGGGTGCTGGCCAACGGCGTGGTCGAGCTCATTCGGCCCGAGCCGCCGCTCGCCGTGCCGGCCCTGGTGATGACCTGCGAGCACGACTCGGGCAGCACGCCCGCGATGTCAGAGGCGATCGGACAGGAAATCGCCGGCAGCACAGTGCGCGTCGTGCCGGCGTTGCAACACATCGGTCTGGTCGAACAACCCGACGCGTTCACGGCGCCCACGCTGGCGTTTCTCAACGCGCTGTCGGACAGCGCATGGTGA